The following proteins come from a genomic window of Methanoculleus caldifontis:
- a CDS encoding chemotaxis protein CheA, with protein sequence MFDEEVYRKLFVEESRENHENIVTNLLALESGEDQQTAIDEIFRSAHTLKGMSASMGFEAMEHLCHSMEDVFSLIRSGRREVTASLTDLLLTCTDTIEGMLDAIEAGEAPSNEQSTSLVQELRAFAEEEHTDEQNAREAAAPAVPAAEADGRPVYRLLVDVDPSCTMKDIRAMLLLQNLEGIGTVLSTTPSRDLLEDGKFDGPFEILIESEAGEDALRTVASGTELSLLALSPSSFPPCAMKTAEAIPAVPVLEPASILEPEPAQVQRAVKAEKSREIKNIRVDIQRLDRMMNLVEDLVINRGRLEQIAKKHGIKEFDEALNMVGRSVSDLQNLMMGIRMMPLERIFNRLPRVVRDVANHDGKEVEFTVEGGETELDRSMMDGLSDPLLHIIRNAVNHGIETPEVREAAGKPRKGTLRLAARRDKDNVVIDIEDDGAGIDPEKLRRKAVEKGRMTAEAAAAATRDDLIGLLFDAGFSTAETITDISGRGVGLDVVKKTIESLKGTIKVETRIGAGTKFELVLPPTMAIIDVMMVHINGMRCAIPISNVVEVAQTRSEAVHRIGNSEAILLRDQILPMHRLEDMFGRAQKSDTLVVLQNNGKRCCIVVDTVDGQQEVVVKPLSRLAGNCRGISGITIPGDGDVVPVLDVNTMI encoded by the coding sequence ATGTTTGATGAAGAGGTATACCGGAAACTGTTCGTTGAAGAGTCACGGGAGAACCACGAGAACATCGTGACCAATCTCCTTGCTCTTGAGAGCGGGGAAGACCAGCAGACCGCCATCGACGAGATCTTCCGGTCCGCGCATACTCTCAAGGGGATGTCCGCATCGATGGGCTTTGAGGCGATGGAGCACCTCTGCCACTCGATGGAGGACGTCTTCTCGCTCATCCGCAGCGGCCGGCGCGAGGTGACCGCATCTCTCACCGATCTCCTGCTCACCTGCACCGATACGATCGAAGGGATGCTCGACGCGATCGAGGCGGGAGAGGCCCCCTCAAACGAGCAGTCCACGAGCCTGGTGCAGGAGCTCCGGGCGTTTGCGGAGGAGGAGCACACGGACGAGCAGAACGCTCGGGAGGCCGCAGCCCCCGCCGTACCGGCAGCAGAAGCCGACGGCCGGCCGGTTTACAGACTCCTGGTCGACGTCGACCCGTCCTGCACCATGAAGGACATCCGGGCAATGCTGCTCCTGCAGAACCTGGAGGGTATCGGGACAGTCCTCTCGACGACTCCCTCGCGGGACCTTCTCGAGGACGGGAAGTTCGACGGCCCGTTCGAGATCCTGATCGAGAGCGAGGCAGGCGAGGACGCGCTCCGGACCGTCGCCTCCGGCACCGAGCTCTCCCTTCTCGCTCTCTCGCCCTCGTCATTCCCGCCCTGTGCGATGAAGACGGCAGAGGCAATCCCGGCGGTCCCGGTGCTCGAACCCGCTTCGATACTTGAACCCGAACCGGCGCAGGTGCAGAGGGCGGTGAAAGCCGAGAAGAGCCGGGAGATCAAGAACATCCGCGTCGACATCCAGCGGCTCGACCGCATGATGAACCTGGTGGAGGACCTGGTGATCAACCGGGGCAGGCTCGAGCAGATCGCAAAGAAGCACGGCATCAAGGAGTTCGACGAGGCGCTGAACATGGTCGGCCGTTCGGTCTCCGACCTCCAGAACCTCATGATGGGGATCCGGATGATGCCGCTCGAGCGGATCTTCAACCGCCTCCCCCGGGTCGTGCGGGACGTCGCGAACCACGACGGCAAGGAGGTCGAGTTCACCGTCGAGGGCGGCGAGACCGAGCTTGACAGGAGCATGATGGACGGGCTCTCCGACCCGCTCCTGCACATCATCCGGAACGCCGTGAACCACGGCATCGAGACGCCGGAGGTCCGCGAGGCCGCCGGCAAACCCCGGAAGGGAACGCTCAGGCTCGCGGCGCGGAGGGATAAAGACAACGTCGTCATCGACATCGAGGACGACGGCGCCGGGATCGACCCCGAGAAACTCCGCAGGAAGGCTGTGGAGAAAGGCCGCATGACGGCCGAGGCGGCGGCCGCCGCAACGAGAGACGACCTGATCGGCCTGCTCTTTGATGCTGGGTTCAGCACCGCCGAGACGATCACCGACATCAGCGGCAGGGGTGTCGGGCTCGACGTGGTCAAGAAGACCATCGAATCCCTTAAGGGAACGATCAAGGTCGAGACCCGGATCGGTGCCGGGACGAAGTTCGAGCTCGTGCTCCCCCCGACGATGGCGATCATCGACGTCATGATGGTCCACATCAACGGGATGCGGTGCGCTATTCCGATCAGCAACGTCGTCGAGGTGGCGCAGACGAGGTCGGAGGCGGTCCACCGGATCGGGAACAGCGAGGCGATCCTGCTCAGAGACCAGATCCTCCCCATGCACCGCCTGGAGGATATGTTCGGCCGGGCCCAGAAGAGCGATACGCTGGTCGTGCTGCAGAATAATGGCAAACGGTGCTGCATCGTCGTCGACACCGTCGACGGCCAGCAGGAGGTGGTGGTGAAACCGCTCTCCCGGCTTGCCGGGAACTGCCGCGGGATCAGCGGGATCACCATACCCGGAGACGGCGACGTTGTGCCGGTGCTCGACGTAAATACAATGATTTAA